From Campylobacter sp. MIT 12-8780, the proteins below share one genomic window:
- a CDS encoding ankyrin repeat domain-containing protein produces the protein MRFLFFFLFCAVFTFNAYASCELLEQDKSLFQSANKRSAFDLNTTIIETLRTCEKSFKNQSFSKRLYELSNEIRGNNSSCGGIHYFTHLDSFHLLLAQLALDPSSYQTPSHLADKKGEFQAYFRYWAYQSIGNFRLYRAFNEELEKANKAFVDFFIKTHKMNAQDARIYAQKATDEFLFWAVGETKIFKDISEFQKLIIDKSKGLRQIQGYIYANKPSDIDLSIALQTALLSKRDTSIINELIQFGAKINEGYESALFYALESYENTQFLIQKGADVNASNAFGKTPLFYAVEFNQENIVRLLLEKGANVNARYINNNEKLAISGNTPYYITLCALEHTSKNVFMHAASYANVNILKLLTTYKVDINAKDDLGFNALDFAILAHKDENIAYLKTLGLEENTNLFYEGTLE, from the coding sequence TTGAGATTTTTATTTTTCTTTCTTTTTTGTGCGGTTTTTACCTTTAATGCGTATGCAAGTTGCGAACTTTTAGAACAAGATAAAAGTCTCTTTCAAAGCGCAAACAAACGATCTGCTTTTGATCTTAATACTACGATCATAGAAACATTAAGAACTTGTGAAAAAAGTTTTAAAAACCAAAGCTTTAGCAAAAGACTTTATGAGCTTAGCAATGAAATCAGGGGCAATAATAGCTCTTGTGGAGGAATTCATTATTTTACTCATCTTGATTCTTTTCATCTTTTGCTCGCCCAGCTTGCACTTGATCCAAGCTCGTATCAAACGCCAAGTCATTTGGCGGATAAAAAAGGCGAGTTTCAAGCATATTTTCGTTATTGGGCGTATCAAAGTATAGGAAATTTCAGGCTTTACCGCGCATTTAATGAAGAACTTGAAAAAGCCAATAAAGCCTTTGTGGATTTTTTTATAAAAACGCACAAGATGAACGCACAAGATGCTAGAATTTATGCACAAAAGGCTACAGATGAGTTTTTATTTTGGGCTGTGGGTGAGACGAAAATCTTTAAAGATATTAGCGAGTTTCAAAAACTCATTATCGATAAAAGCAAAGGTTTAAGGCAAATTCAAGGCTATATCTATGCCAATAAACCAAGTGATATTGATCTTAGCATAGCCTTACAAACTGCACTTTTAAGCAAGAGAGATACAAGTATCATCAATGAGTTGATTCAATTTGGTGCGAAGATCAATGAGGGCTATGAAAGTGCTTTATTTTATGCTCTTGAAAGCTATGAAAATACGCAATTTCTTATTCAAAAAGGTGCTGATGTCAATGCAAGTAATGCTTTTGGCAAAACTCCTCTTTTTTATGCGGTAGAATTTAACCAAGAAAATATCGTCAGGCTTTTGCTTGAAAAAGGTGCAAATGTCAATGCAAGATACATCAATAATAACGAAAAATTAGCTATAAGTGGCAATACGCCTTATTATATCACACTTTGCGCGCTTGAGCATACTTCAAAAAATGTGTTTATGCACGCAGCAAGCTATGCAAATGTAAATATCTTAAAGCTTTTAACCACCTATAAAGTAGATATAAATGCAAAAGATGATTTGGGTTTTAACGCACTTGATTTTGCCATACTTGCACACAAAGATGAAAACATAGCCTATCTTAAAACACTAGGCTTAGAAGAAAACACAAATTTATTTTATGAAGGAACTTTAGAATGA
- a CDS encoding Na+/H+ antiporter NhaC family protein, with amino-acid sequence MKAAFFLFLPLFAMAQSPDLASQNAQLFGVFTLLPPIVAIALAFISKDVVLSLFLGAFTGTFMLALTQNGLSSEATLLNTQLANETSLNSAQVSFWAMLYHSTIGAFTGLVFKLLNSMASAGNAGIILQVLTIGGVVALITKSGGTKAVALWLSQKAKQAKSSQFATWCMGCFVFFDDYANSLIVGPIMRPVTDKFKVSREKLAFIMDATAAPITGLAIISTWIGLEISLIRSGYDLIDSAEIFTALGVDRASLNAFEIFVQTLPYRFYNLFMLVFVLLTIFMGREFGPMLKAELNARAGKFSHGHEQIDNIEDKLLEPKEHIALKASNALIPLLILVIFAFVGFYFSGYNALEDEALKAQINASPLSLFALRETFGAADASVVLFQAALLASIVAIIMGIWRKIWTLKEGIATWTHGWRTMIMTVIILLCAWSLASTIKDLGTSKYLIELLSSTTPLFVLASAVFLLASIISFSTGTSYGTMGILMPLTIPLAAAVGFHNDLSGAELHHYMVINISAVLTGAIFGDHCSPISDTTILSSMGSRCELLAHVKTQMPYALSVCVISILCGYLPVSFGLNVWLSLILGLVAMILLLRFVGKKV; translated from the coding sequence ATGAAAGCTGCATTTTTCTTATTTTTACCACTTTTTGCAATGGCTCAAAGCCCTGATTTGGCAAGTCAAAACGCCCAGCTTTTTGGCGTTTTTACACTTTTGCCCCCTATCGTTGCTATCGCTCTTGCTTTTATAAGCAAAGATGTGGTTTTATCGCTTTTCTTAGGAGCTTTTACGGGCACTTTTATGCTTGCGCTAACACAAAATGGACTTAGCAGTGAAGCCACGCTTTTAAACACTCAACTTGCAAATGAAACTTCTTTAAATTCAGCCCAAGTAAGCTTTTGGGCTATGCTGTATCATTCTACAATAGGAGCTTTTACCGGACTTGTTTTTAAGCTTTTAAATTCTATGGCAAGCGCTGGAAATGCTGGTATTATCTTGCAAGTTTTAACCATAGGAGGCGTAGTCGCTTTAATCACAAAAAGCGGAGGCACTAAGGCTGTAGCTTTGTGGCTTTCTCAAAAAGCTAAACAAGCTAAAAGCTCACAATTTGCTACTTGGTGCATGGGATGTTTTGTGTTTTTTGATGATTATGCAAATTCCTTAATAGTTGGACCTATCATGCGTCCAGTTACTGATAAGTTTAAAGTAAGTCGCGAAAAACTTGCCTTTATCATGGACGCAACAGCTGCTCCTATTACAGGGCTTGCTATCATCTCTACTTGGATAGGGCTTGAAATTTCACTGATTAGAAGTGGATATGATTTGATTGATTCGGCTGAAATTTTTACAGCTCTTGGGGTTGATAGGGCTTCGCTGAATGCTTTTGAAATTTTTGTGCAAACCTTGCCTTACCGCTTTTATAATCTTTTTATGCTCGTTTTTGTATTGCTGACTATCTTTATGGGACGTGAGTTTGGTCCTATGCTTAAGGCTGAACTTAATGCAAGAGCAGGTAAGTTTTCGCACGGACACGAGCAAATTGACAATATAGAAGATAAACTCTTAGAGCCAAAAGAGCATATCGCCCTTAAAGCAAGCAATGCTCTTATACCTTTACTTATCTTGGTTATTTTTGCTTTTGTGGGTTTTTATTTTAGTGGATATAATGCCCTTGAAGATGAAGCTTTAAAAGCCCAAATTAACGCAAGCCCACTTAGCCTTTTTGCCTTGCGTGAGACTTTTGGGGCAGCTGATGCTTCTGTGGTGCTTTTTCAAGCTGCGCTTTTAGCTTCTATAGTGGCTATTATCATGGGAATTTGGCGTAAAATTTGGACTTTAAAAGAAGGAATAGCGACTTGGACTCATGGCTGGAGGACTATGATAATGACGGTTATCATTTTGTTATGTGCGTGGAGTTTGGCTTCTACGATCAAAGATCTTGGCACTTCAAAATACCTTATCGAGCTTCTTTCAAGCACCACACCACTTTTTGTGTTAGCTTCAGCTGTATTTTTGCTTGCTTCTATCATTTCTTTTTCAACTGGCACAAGTTATGGAACTATGGGAATTTTAATGCCTCTTACCATACCTTTGGCTGCTGCTGTTGGCTTTCATAATGACTTAAGCGGAGCAGAACTTCATCATTATATGGTGATAAATATCTCAGCTGTTTTAACCGGAGCCATTTTTGGCGATCACTGCTCGCCGATTTCTGATACTACCATACTTTCATCTATGGGAAGTCGTTGTGAGCTGCTTGCTCATGTTAAAACGCAAATGCCTTATGCGCTTAGCGTTTGTGTTATAAGCATACTTTGTGGGTATTTGCCTGTAAGTTTTGGTTTAAATGTTTGGTTAAGCCTTATTTTAGGGCTTGTAGCTATGATCTTGCTTTTAAGATTTGTTGGCAAAAAGGTGTAA
- a CDS encoding SDR family NAD(P)-dependent oxidoreductase: protein MKTAFITGASSGFGEAIARALAKDGFKIIALARRKERLENLAKDFQGQIYPLALDVRDKEAVFEAVKNLPSEFQNIDILINNAGLALETQKFDELALEDIETMVDTNIRGFLYVARAVIPLLRKQKSAYIFNLGSVAGVNPYFGGNVYCGTKAFVRQFSLALRNDLRGSNIKVTNIAPGLCKTEFSEVRFKGDKKKADELYENTKYLSAEDIAKVICSILALPDHININELELMPVTQTWNGFFVEKGQTL from the coding sequence ATGAAAACAGCATTTATCACAGGAGCAAGTTCTGGCTTTGGAGAAGCTATAGCTAGGGCATTAGCCAAAGATGGCTTTAAAATCATCGCTCTTGCAAGACGCAAAGAAAGACTTGAAAACTTAGCTAAAGATTTTCAAGGGCAGATTTATCCACTAGCCCTTGATGTAAGAGATAAAGAAGCTGTTTTTGAAGCAGTAAAAAATCTACCAAGTGAATTTCAAAATATAGACATACTCATAAACAATGCTGGTTTAGCCTTAGAAACTCAAAAATTTGACGAACTTGCCCTTGAAGATATAGAAACTATGGTCGATACAAATATCAGAGGTTTTTTATATGTAGCAAGGGCAGTTATCCCGCTTTTAAGAAAACAAAAAAGTGCTTATATCTTTAATCTTGGCTCAGTTGCTGGGGTAAATCCTTATTTTGGTGGCAATGTGTATTGTGGCACCAAAGCTTTTGTGCGTCAGTTTTCACTCGCTTTAAGAAACGACTTAAGAGGCTCAAATATCAAAGTAACAAATATCGCTCCGGGGCTTTGCAAAACCGAATTTAGCGAGGTGCGTTTTAAGGGTGATAAGAAAAAAGCTGATGAGTTGTATGAAAATACCAAGTATTTAAGCGCTGAAGATATAGCCAAAGTCATTTGCTCTATACTAGCCTTGCCCGATCATATCAATATCAACGAGCTTGAACTCATGCCTGTAACACAGACTTGGAATGGCTTTTTTGTGGAAAAAGGACAAACTCTATGA